From the genome of Streptomyces sp. NBC_00659, one region includes:
- a CDS encoding alpha/beta fold hydrolase has protein sequence MTDPATSSAQPTSVVRIDLPGGRKVTHRDVAANGARFHIAELGDGPLVLLLHGFPQFWWTWRHQLVALADAGFRAVAMDLRGVGGSDRTPRGYDPANLALDITGVVRSLGEPDAALVGHDLGGYLAWTAAAMRPKLVRRLAVSSMPHPRRWRSAMLSDIRQTTAGSYIWGFQRPWIPERQLLAEDAALVGRLVSDWSGPRQPDEDTLETYRRAMRIPSTAHCSIEPYRWMVRSMARPDGIQFNRRMKPPVRVPTLHLHGSLDPVMRTRSAAGSGEYVEAPYRWRLFDGLGHFPHEEDPVAFSTELINWLKDPEPDR, from the coding sequence ATGACGGACCCCGCCACATCTTCGGCGCAACCCACCTCGGTCGTACGGATCGACCTTCCCGGCGGCCGCAAAGTCACGCACCGGGACGTGGCCGCCAACGGCGCGCGCTTCCACATCGCCGAGCTCGGCGACGGGCCGCTCGTCCTGTTGCTGCACGGCTTCCCGCAGTTCTGGTGGACCTGGCGGCACCAGCTCGTCGCGCTCGCCGACGCCGGGTTCCGGGCCGTCGCCATGGACCTGCGGGGCGTCGGGGGCAGCGACCGCACCCCGCGCGGCTACGACCCCGCCAACCTCGCTCTCGACATCACCGGGGTCGTACGTTCCCTCGGCGAGCCCGACGCCGCTCTGGTCGGGCACGACCTCGGCGGTTACCTCGCGTGGACGGCGGCCGCCATGCGGCCCAAGCTCGTCCGCCGGCTCGCGGTGTCGTCCATGCCGCATCCGCGGCGCTGGCGCTCCGCGATGCTCTCCGACATCAGGCAGACGACGGCCGGCTCGTACATCTGGGGGTTCCAGCGCCCCTGGATCCCCGAACGCCAACTCCTCGCCGAGGACGCCGCCCTGGTGGGCCGTCTGGTGAGCGACTGGTCGGGCCCCCGGCAGCCGGACGAGGACACCCTGGAGACGTACCGGCGGGCCATGCGCATCCCGTCGACCGCGCACTGCTCCATCGAGCCGTACCGGTGGATGGTGCGGTCCATGGCCCGCCCGGACGGCATCCAGTTCAACCGGCGCATGAAGCCGCCGGTGCGGGTGCCGACCCTGCATCTGCACGGCTCACTCGATCCTGTGATGCGGACGCGCAGCGCGGCGGGCTCGGGAGAGTACGTCGAAGCGCCTTACCGCTGGCGGCTGTTCGACGGGCTCGGCCACTTCCCGCACGAAGAGGATCCGGTCGCTTTCTCCACCGAACTGATCAACTGGCTGAAGGATCCGGAACCCGATCGGTGA
- a CDS encoding phage holin family protein, with amino-acid sequence MSAPDGSPVGAERSIGQLVAAATTEMSALVHDEIALAKAQLKQDVKRGAVSGGAFSAAGMTLIFSLPMLSFALAYGIRTWSDWNLAICFLLSFAANVLVAAVLALIGVIFAKKVKKSQGPQKVAASVKETAGVLPNAKPHPRPEPVEDAVKAVARSSS; translated from the coding sequence ATGAGCGCACCCGACGGGAGCCCGGTCGGTGCCGAACGCAGCATCGGCCAGTTGGTCGCCGCGGCGACGACCGAGATGTCCGCGCTGGTGCACGACGAGATCGCGCTGGCGAAGGCTCAGCTCAAGCAGGACGTCAAGCGCGGTGCGGTCAGCGGCGGGGCGTTCTCGGCGGCCGGCATGACCCTGATCTTCTCCCTGCCGATGCTCAGCTTCGCCCTCGCGTACGGCATCCGGACCTGGAGCGACTGGAATCTCGCGATCTGCTTCCTGCTGTCGTTCGCGGCGAACGTGCTGGTCGCGGCCGTGCTCGCGCTGATCGGCGTGATCTTCGCGAAGAAGGTCAAGAAGAGCCAGGGCCCGCAGAAGGTGGCCGCCTCCGTGAAGGAGACGGCGGGTGTCCTGCCGAACGCCAAGCCTCACCCCCGGCCCGAACCGGTCGAGGACGCCGTCAAGGCTGTGGCACGCTCATCCTCATGA